A segment of the Chryseobacterium scophthalmum genome:
CCATAGCCGATTACAAAGCAGCCAAGATACTGGCAAACGATTTAATACAAGTTTATATTGAAGACCAACTGAATAATAACAATCAGAAGACACCATCTAACAGTTTAGCTTTAAACTGGGAAGAGAGCAAAACAGCATTAACAGAATTGGTTTACGCACTGCATTCGCAGGGTGCATTTGGCAATGCAGATATAATAGCCATCGCCAAAACATTTGAAAGTACATTTAATATTAGTTTAGGCGATTTCTATCATACATTTATGGAACTTAAAGCCCGAAAAATAAACCGTACCAAATTCCTTGACAGCCTAAAAGAAAGCCTGCTTAAAAAAATGGACGAAGAGGACGAAAAATAGGTTATCAGTTTAGGGTATAGCTATAAATTTTAAAATTATGCAGTGGACTTACACAATATCATCAGCCATTGTGCAAGTCATTGAAAGCAAAATGTGACGTATCAAGAATGACCCGAACTTACGGCATTTGGTACAACAGCGGTAATTATTGGTGAGCTTTTCAGCAATGCAAAATGAGCCTGACAACAAAGTAAATTCATTGTGTAATTTTTATCTTTGTGCAAGTCTAAACTAAAAACATGAGTGTTCTATGGATGTGCAACAGAATGAAAACTTGAAGACAATAAGCTATTCAGGCATATTTTTGTCTTGCTTTTACGAAAAGAGCGAAAAATGTATTGAAGCAGCACCCGAACATATTTTAGTCTATTTATATTCAGGTGAACAAATCATCGAAAATAATAAAGAAAGGATTAAATTAAAAGCTGGGGAGTGTGCATTTATTCGCCGTGACCATCGTGTTGTTATGTCTAAGAACGGTAAGGGGAAAGATTTATACAAAGGAATTTCCCTTACATTCAACCGGAATGTGCTTCGTGAGTTTTATAGCAAAATGAATAAAGCTGAGTTGCCCAGGAAATGTACCTTATCGGATAAAAGCATTTTCAAATTAGCCCCCCGTGCAGATATTATCAGCTTGTTTCAATCCCTTACGCCTTATTTTGATGAAAAAGTAAAACCAACCGAAGCCATTGCTAATTTAAAGCTATTGGAGGGGATTTATGCTATATTGAATAATTCCGAGATTTTTTATCCCATACTTTTTGATTTTACCGAACCGTGGAAAGTAGATATAATGGACTTTTTGAACAGGCATTATGCAGATGACCTAACAATGGAACAGATTGCGGCTTACACAGGAAGAAGTTTGGCTACATTTAAACGGGACTTTACAAAAATCAGTAATCTTACACCGCAGAAATGGCTTATCAAAAAGAGATTGGAAGCAGCCTATATAAAACTGAAAGAAGAGGGCAAAAAAGTCAATGATGTATATGTAGAGGTAGGTTTCAAGAACCCATCACATTTCTCCATTGCATTCAAAAAGCAATATGGCATCCCGCCGAACAAAGTATAGCACTAAGTAAAATTGAGCTTTAGAGCAATGAAAATTGAGCCTCTTAACAAAGTCGTTGAGAGGCTCTTTGTGTAACTTTGCATTATGATTTTAAACAAAATTAGAATGAAAAGATTAAAAATTTTAGGAATAGCGTCCTTATTGCTTTTGGGGCAAGCCTGCACCCAGTCGAAGCAGGACGGACAAAATAAAAATGTTGAACAATCAAATAGCAAAGAAACAATGGAACAAATATCAGCAAAAGACTTTACCACATTTAAGGTAAGCGATAATGTAGAAATGTATAGGGTATCTTTTAAGAACCAATATAATATGAATGTCGTTGGGCATCTGTTTATACCAAAAAGTTTCGATAAAAACCAAATGCATCCCGCAATCATTGTAGGGCATCCAATGGGAGCCGTTAAGGAACAAAGTGCAGACGTTTATGCTTCCAGCCTTGCAGAGCGTGGATTTATCACAATGGCGATAGATTTATCCTTTTGGGGCGAAAGCGATGGTGAACCAAAAAATGCCATTTCGCCCGATATGTTCAGCGAAAGTTTTAATGCAGCCGTTGATTTCTTAGGCACACGCCCTTTTGTGGATAGGGAAAATATCGGTGTTTTAGGCGTTTGTGGCAGTGGTAGTTTTGTTATCAGTGCGGCTAAAATTGACCCTCGTATGAAAGCCATTGCAACCATTAGTATGTACGATATGGGGTCAGTTAACAGAGATGGACTTAATAAATCACAGTCAGTTGAGCAGCGTAAGGAAAAAATCGCACAAGCAGCAGAGCAGCGATATGAAGAATACACAACGGGGAAACAGATAATGCAGAATTATTTGCCTGTGGAATTGCCAAAAGATGCTGACCCTATAACCCGCGAATTCCACGAATTTTATAGAACCCCGAGAGGTATCCATATCCCTAAAGGCAGAACATTGGAAACAACACAGAACCGTACCCTTATAGGCGAAATGAAGTTTAACAACTTCTATCCTTTCAATGATATTGAAACTATTTCTCCACGTCCGATGCTGTTCATTACCGGAGATAAAGCACATTCAAAAGAATTTAGTGAAGATGCTTATCAGCGTGCAGCACAGCCAAAGGAACTATATTATGTAAAAGAGGCTAACCATGTGGATTTGTATGATAATGTTACAAGCAAAGCACCTTTTGATAAATTGGAAACGTTTTTCAAAGAACATCTAAAATAAAATCAGCGTTTTAAATATATAGTCAAAAAAAGCAGGTTTTCGTTGCTGCATTACTTCTTAATCTACTAAGAAGTTGTAGCAACGTTTTTTTTTGCCATCGTTTTAATTAAATACAGCACAATAAATGAATACAAATATTGGAGTTCAAGAACCCATAAAATCAGAAGACGGTCAAGTCCAAAACATACAGCCTCAATGGGGTGCAGTATATTCAATAGCCCTTTCTGTAGCCGGATTGGTCATCGCAGAATTTCTCCCTGCAAGTTTACTGACACCTATGGCGCATGATTTAAGTGTAACAGAGGGGACAGTTGGTCAGGCAATCTCAATAACGGCAGCCGTTGCAATGGTTGCGAGTTTGATTACCTCGGTGGTAACAAAACGTTTCGACCGCAAATGGGTATTGATTGTATTCAGCATATTACTAACCTTTTCAAACCTAATAGTAGCCTATTCACAAGATTTCGCAGTTCTCTTAATCGGACGTGTACTTTTGGGTATTGGTATTGGTGGTTGTTGGGGAATGCTTGCCGCAACAGCAATGAGAATAGTACCTAAAAATCTTGTTCCTAAAGCCCTATCAATAATTTTCGGAGCAGTCTCGGTTGCAACGGTACTTGCCGCTCCTTTGGGTAGTTTCTTAGGAATGCACATCGGCTGGAGAAACGTGTTTGTGGTAACGGCGGTAACAGGGGTGCTGGCAGCGGGTTGGCAGTTCTTCTCTCTACCGTCCATGCCAACGGATAATCCGACCAAATTAAGTTCGTTATTTAAAATATTTACTCGTCCGAAGATGAAACCGGGAATGCTGGCGACTTTCTTTGTATTTATGAGTTACGCTATATTCTTTTCATACTTACGTCCATTTTTGGAAACAGTTACCAATGTTCAGGGGAATACGCTGACGCTGGTATTATTGATATTCGGGATAGCAAATTTCTTAGGTGCTACCTTTTCAAGACATCCTTTACAATGGAATATTCACCGTTCATTAATCCTTGCAGCTTTATTTATGGGGTTATCTGTATTAGGACTTATGGTATTTGGTAACCTAATAATTATTGCAACGATATTGGTAGCATTGTGGGGAATGTTTTTTGGTATTGTGCAGGTCGGTTGGGTGGACTGGCTCACACGTACCGTACCTGATGAAGCCGAAAGTGCAGGAGGTGTGCAGATAGCCGTTATACAGCTATCCATTACAATTGGCGCATCCGTAGGCGGTCTGGCATTCGATATAACAGGAGCAAATGGGGTTTATATTTTTAGTACACTTTGCGCATTAATCGGTTCGTTGGTCGCCATGTTTGCGTTCAAAAAAACAGCATCAAAACAAGCTGCTGTTTAAAAGTACGGAGATAGAAAAAAGAAATTAATAAAACTGTTCAGTCCCGTAATCCTTATTCCGGGATTGAACAGTCCATACCCTCATTAGGCGTGTATTTTATATTCTTATTCATACCCGCTGTTTCCTTTCCCCAATCTGCAATGGATTTGAGCAGCGGAATGAGCGTTCTTCCAAATTCCGTTAATTCATACTCAACTTTCAAAGGTGGCTTACTTGTATAAACAGTGCGTTTAATCAAACCGTCTTCTTCAAGTTCTTTTAATTGCAATCCCAACGCCCTTTCGGTAATGATGGGAATACCTTTTTTAAGTTCGTTATATCGCTTCTTTTCGAGCAAGCGGATTAAGATTACAGCTTTCCACTTACCGCCAATATACTTCATTGTTAGGCTTGTGCTACAAGGAAACTGTTTTTCATCTATACTATACATGGGTTACTGTCATTTATTACCGTTGTTGCAAAGATATAATACTATACTTAGTTTTGCAACATTAAAAAGTATTGTTTAATAAAAATGCTCTTTTTTTTGCTTTTTCGGGATATTTTTTTTTGGATAATCGTGATTTGAATGCTCGAAATAAATTGATTAAACAGCTTAATATCAATCTATTACAATGGTTTTAATTTACTTTGCCTATACAGTGCGTGTGTTACTATACTGTTGTTCCGTTATTGCAGAGATAATATACTATACTTAGTTTTGCAACACTAAAAAGTATTGTACAATTAAAATTTTAAACAAATGAATTTCAAAGACAAAAACGTAGTTATTACTGGTGGAAGTACAGGGATAGGATTAGCAACTGCAAAAGCATTTATTGATGCGGGCGCAAACGTTCTGATTACAGGTAAAAATGCTGATAACCTGCAAAAAGCAGCAGCAGAAATCAATAATCCAAAATTAAAAACTTTGGTTTCCGATGCCACAGATTTAGCTGGTATTGCAGAAATCGAACAGGCAGTTGCCGCCAACGGAAAATTGGATGTACTGTTTTTGAACGCAGGTATTGCACAGTTTGCTCCAATTGAACAAACACCGGAAGCAATGTACGATGCGTTGTTCAACACCAACGTTAAAG
Coding sequences within it:
- a CDS encoding helix-turn-helix domain-containing protein — its product is MDVQQNENLKTISYSGIFLSCFYEKSEKCIEAAPEHILVYLYSGEQIIENNKERIKLKAGECAFIRRDHRVVMSKNGKGKDLYKGISLTFNRNVLREFYSKMNKAELPRKCTLSDKSIFKLAPRADIISLFQSLTPYFDEKVKPTEAIANLKLLEGIYAILNNSEIFYPILFDFTEPWKVDIMDFLNRHYADDLTMEQIAAYTGRSLATFKRDFTKISNLTPQKWLIKKRLEAAYIKLKEEGKKVNDVYVEVGFKNPSHFSIAFKKQYGIPPNKV
- a CDS encoding alpha/beta hydrolase — its product is MKRLKILGIASLLLLGQACTQSKQDGQNKNVEQSNSKETMEQISAKDFTTFKVSDNVEMYRVSFKNQYNMNVVGHLFIPKSFDKNQMHPAIIVGHPMGAVKEQSADVYASSLAERGFITMAIDLSFWGESDGEPKNAISPDMFSESFNAAVDFLGTRPFVDRENIGVLGVCGSGSFVISAAKIDPRMKAIATISMYDMGSVNRDGLNKSQSVEQRKEKIAQAAEQRYEEYTTGKQIMQNYLPVELPKDADPITREFHEFYRTPRGIHIPKGRTLETTQNRTLIGEMKFNNFYPFNDIETISPRPMLFITGDKAHSKEFSEDAYQRAAQPKELYYVKEANHVDLYDNVTSKAPFDKLETFFKEHLK
- a CDS encoding MFS transporter, translating into MNTNIGVQEPIKSEDGQVQNIQPQWGAVYSIALSVAGLVIAEFLPASLLTPMAHDLSVTEGTVGQAISITAAVAMVASLITSVVTKRFDRKWVLIVFSILLTFSNLIVAYSQDFAVLLIGRVLLGIGIGGCWGMLAATAMRIVPKNLVPKALSIIFGAVSVATVLAAPLGSFLGMHIGWRNVFVVTAVTGVLAAGWQFFSLPSMPTDNPTKLSSLFKIFTRPKMKPGMLATFFVFMSYAIFFSYLRPFLETVTNVQGNTLTLVLLIFGIANFLGATFSRHPLQWNIHRSLILAALFMGLSVLGLMVFGNLIIIATILVALWGMFFGIVQVGWVDWLTRTVPDEAESAGGVQIAVIQLSITIGASVGGLAFDITGANGVYIFSTLCALIGSLVAMFAFKKTASKQAAV
- a CDS encoding winged helix-turn-helix transcriptional regulator, with product MYSIDEKQFPCSTSLTMKYIGGKWKAVILIRLLEKKRYNELKKGIPIITERALGLQLKELEEDGLIKRTVYTSKPPLKVEYELTEFGRTLIPLLKSIADWGKETAGMNKNIKYTPNEGMDCSIPE